Genomic window (Penaeus vannamei isolate JL-2024 chromosome 7, ASM4276789v1, whole genome shotgun sequence):
GGCATCTCTTCATAGGCTACCTCTTGAGTGGGCATCTCTTCATAGGGTACCTCTTGAGTGGGCATCTCTTCACAGGGTACCTCTTCAGTGGGCATCTCTTCATAGGCTACCTCTTGAGTGGGCATCTCTTCATAGGCTACCTCTTCATTGGGCATCTCTTCATAGGGTACCTCTTCAGTGGGCATCTCGTTATTGGGTATAAGTTCAGGGGGCGCTCGCGAAGACGACACATCGCTCCGTCTTACCGGTAAAGTGGGGTTTCGGAGTCCGGTTGCCCACCGCAAAGGGACCGAGAGAAGGGAAGCGGAGAAGATAGTTCACGCAACGAAGGCAGTCATGTCcggagaggggaaggcaagaggggccagaaagggaaagggcaagaagggagagaaagggagaagggagagggcgagagggaaggagaagggagagggcaagaagggagattaagggagggtgcaagagggaaggagaagggagagggccagagggaaggagaagggagagggcaagagggaaggagaagggagagagcaagagggaaggataaaggagagggcaagagggaggtgaagggagagaagggagagggcaagagggtaGAGTAAGGGAGAGtgcaagaggagagaaatggagagggcatgaggggaggagaagcagaaagggagagggcaagacGGGAGGATaagcgagaggagaagaggcgaggGTAAGGCAGAGTAAGGGAAAGgccaagaggggaggagaagggagaagggcaggtAACGGAGAtggcaagaggggagagagaaaaagaacgagcaagaggggagagagaaagagagagggaaaaagaggagagcaagagagagggcaagagggcaaGGCGAACCCGAACGGAGACGGCGGCCAAGAAACCCGAGACCCGAACGCCGCGACCGAACTCCGGTTACGGCTtccggagagggggggggggggggctggcgcgACTGTGCAACGGGGGCCTCTCGCACGGGGGCCGCCCTTCCAGCGCCGAAGTGTcacgtgcgggcgggcgggcggggggggggttctcgTGGCAAGAGGAGGGCGATTTTTTAACGGGAATTATGGCGGAGGGAAAGATGGCTGAGGGAGGAGATTCCTTTGGTGGTTGTGGTTCGCTTTTCGTGAGTATGAGTTTGGTTAGAATGGGGTTTTGTGTCCGTTTGTAACTGAAAAGGatttacatagagagagagagagagagagagagagagagagagagagagagagagagagagagagagagagagagagagagaggtatacagACAAACGTGAATTAATGGAGCAATTTTGAGAGGCGGAAATGAagcagagtggggagagagagagagagagagagagagagagagagagagagagagaggggagagagagagagagagagagagagagagagagagagagagcgtgtgtgtgtgtgtgtgtgtgtgtgtgtgtgtgtgtgtgtgtgtgtgtgtgtgtgtgtgtgtgtgtgtgtgtgtgtgtgtgtgtgtgtgtgtgtgttttaaggtaTTGTCATCAGCTGAATTTTCCCCTAGATTTTATTTTtcggtgggggatggggtgctGATGAATTCACTTAATCagatcattatcttaattgcctccctcacccttccattgCTCTCTCGTACCTTGCTTTGTCccctattttatattttttactatttttttcttgatcaTACGAATCTCTCTTATTTGATCGAACACCTGatcatgaagtaaaaaaaaaaatgttttcgaaTCCGAATATTTACTCCCCGGAACTCGCAAAAAAATATAAACCTgttaaaagaaaagtgaaaaaataggGAGCAttatgaagtaaaaagaaaaaaaaaattgttctcgAATCCGAATATTTACTCCCCGgaactcgcaaaaaaaaaaaaattataaacattttaaaagtgaaaaaataggGAGCAttatgaagtaaaaagaaaaaaaaattgttctcgAATCCGAATATTTACTCCCCGGaactcacaaaaaatatataaacctgttaaaagaagagagaaaaaatagggagcattatgaagtaaaaagaaaaaaaaattgttctcgAATCCGAATATTTACTCCCCAGaactcacaaaaaatatataaacctgttaaaagaaaagggaaaaaatagggagCATTttgaagtaaaaagaataaaaaattgtTCTCGAATCCGAATATTTACTCCCTAGAactcacaaaaaaaatatataaacctgttaaaagaaaagggaaaaaatagggagcattatgaagtaaaaaaaaaaaaaaatgttctcgaATCCGAATATTTACTCCCCGGaactcacaaaaaaatatataaacctgttaaaagaaaagggaaaaaatagggagcattatgaagtaaaaagaaaaaaaaattgttctcgAATCCGAATATTTACTCCCCGGaactcgcaaaaaaaaaatatatatatataaacattttaaaagggaaaaaatagggagCATtatgaagtaaaaggaaaaaaaaaattgttctcgAATCCGAATATTTACTCCCCGgaactcgcaaaaaaaaaaaatataaacctgttaaaagaaaagagaaaaatagggagcattatgaagtaaaaagaaaaaaaattgttctcgAATCCGAATATTTGCTCCCCGGAActcgcaaaaaaaaatatataaataaacattttaaaagtgaaaaaaatagggagcccccccccccccccccccagccctgtcTGTTCAGCGGTGGTCCTTGATGACGTCTGTTTACCTCGTGTgtcgtgtctgtctttgtctgtctcgcgGATGTCTGCTCCGAgcaaccctctccctttcccgtttATGTAAACAGTCGAGtcttgttttgctctctctctcatcttttcctttcttttcttttctgttttctattttttcttttttcttttctcttttttcttttttttctttctttctttctttctttctctttctttctttcttcttctctctctctctctctctctctctctctctctctctctctctctctctctctctctctctctctctctctctcgttttggaTTCTTCGGCTGTTGTCATCTTTTAAGGTTTATTTGGTATTGTATGCTTGCCCCTTTTTTAGTGTtaacaatagttattattatcgttgtcattatcatcattaccaccatctccACATCCATAGCCACcactcatattattattgttattattgttgttgttgttatgtaatACTAGTagttattgtgtttattgttagTGTGAATGGTGGTGTTATTACAATTAATTGGTCGATAGATAGCAGTTTTCTGAAGTTCGTATCATTAGTAAGACTGTGTGTAAATGATAAAGTTCTGGGTCTTTTCCGAGGCAAAGTGCACGTCGGCCAAATGATATTTAAGACATAGAGCAAAGGTAATATTCTGTGATTTTATTGAAATATACgtcgctcctttcctccctcctccctttctcaatctatcttccttcctccctccctccctcctttcctccttttcttcctccgtccctccctcctttcctccttttcttcctccttccctccctcctttcctccttttcttcttttcttcctccttccctcttttatttatcaCAGAGAATAACCTTTTTATTCTCTGTAATAGATAAGGATCAACAGATGAGTGGGCCCTGTttgcaacaacaaaataaattaataaataaaatatatttatatctgcgtgtttgtgtgtgtgtgcgtgttcgtgtgcgtgtgtgtgtgtgcgtgtgtgtgtgtgcgtgtgcgtgtgcgtgtgcgtgtgtgtgtgtgtgtgtgtgtgtgagtatgtgtgtgtatgtgtgtgtgtgtgtgtgtgtgtgtgtgtgtgtgcgtgtatgtatgtgtgtgtgtgcgtgcgtgagtgagtgtgtgtgtgtgtgtgtgtgtgtgtgtgtgtgtgtgtgtgtgcgtgtgtgtgtgtctgtgtgtgtgtgtgtgtgtgtgtgtgtgtgtgtgcgtgtgtgagttacCGATGTGTACCACCAAGGCAAAACGTCGCCTCCAAATCCGCGACGAGAAACTGCCTTCAGGAAATCCAGGTCGATTTCAGGTTCGcgttccgccgccgccgccgccgcctcctgctGGACGGTCGCCAGGCGCGGCGGGCGAGCGGCTCCTGTGAGCGCGTGTCAGTGGCAATCGCTCTCCATCCATTAGGCTTTCCGGGAATTACGAGGAAATGCAGACGCGGACAAGCGCCGCGGCCAAGAATAACAGCAGCggatcttcgttttttttttttttttttccggttgCTGCGGGGAGAGCCTGGTTGTGGTAGCgtcggcggtggtggtggtggtagcggcggcggcggtgatggtggtagcggcggtggtggtggtggtagcggcgGTGGTAGCGTcggcggtggtggtgttggtagtggtggtagcggcagtggtggtggtggtagcggtggtggtagcggcggcggtggtggtcgTCGGTGCGGTAATATGGATGATCTTGGTGGCGATGGCGGTGGTGGCGGCAGCGGCGCTGAAGTGGATGACTCCCCCGAAAGTGCGTTTTGGCACTGATGCGTTGatgagagacgggggggggggtctagactGAGCTTCCATCCAGGTAAAGGGCGTCCGTGGTGAGAGCCCGTGAAAGTGCTTCGTCCGAAGGGGGAGGCCTCGTTGAAGCGGCTTCGAAGCATACGGGCAGAGATGAGTGggaacaagtaaatgaataaatataatatgtttgtgtgtgtgtatgttttgtatgtgtgtgttttgtatgtgtgtgtgtgttgtgtatgtgtgtgtgttgtgtgtgtgtgtgtgtgtgtatgtgtgtgtgtgtgtgtgtgtgtgtgtgtgtgtgtgtgtgttttctatgtgtgtgtgttttctatgtgtgtgtgtgtgtgtgtgtgttttctatgtgtgtgtgtgtatgtgttttttgtatgtgtatgtgtgtgtgttttctatgtgtgtgtgtgtttgtgtgtaataataaaaagaataaaaatatagtaataaaattaagTATAAAACATGTATGTTCTAAAAGCCCTGCACAGAAGTTGCAACTGGCTTCGGGTTTTTGAGAGAAGATAAAACATGAGTTCTGATATGGATTCCTCTTTTTATCCGAGTAATAAAGTACATTATTCCAatttctcacgttctctctctatcttcccatttacttctttcctttctcagtttctctccatattttttccccttcgtgttgctgttcatcttctttcctttctcagtttctccccacatcttttttatcttcttgttgctgttcatcttctttcctttctcagttTCTCCCCATATTCtccccatatttttttttatcttcttgttgctgtccatctcctttcctttctcagtATCTCCCcacatctttttttatcttcttgttgctgttcatctcctttcctttctcagtttctccccacatctttttcccttcgtgttgctgttcatcttcttttctttctcagtttttcctcacatcttttttatcttcttgttgctgttcatcttctttcctttctcagtttctccccacatcttttttatcttcttgttgctgttcatcttctttcctttctcagtttctccccatattttttttctatcttcttgttttgctgttcatcttctttcctttctcagtaTCTccccatatctttttttttatcttcttgttgctgttcatctcctttcctttctcagtttctccccacatctttttcccttcgtgttgctgttcatcttcttttctttctcagtttctccccacatcttttttatcttcttgttgctgttcatcttctttcctttctcagtttctccccacatcttttttatcttcttgttgctgttcatcttctttcctttctcagtttctccccacatctttttctatcttcttgttgctgttcatcttctttcctttctcagtttctccccacatctttttctatcttcttgttgctgttcatcttctttcctttctcagtttctccccacatctttttttatcttcttgttgctgttcatcctctttcctttctctgtatctccccaCATCCTTTTTATCTTCGCGGTtgctgttcatctgttcatctctGTTTATCCTTTGAACCCCTTCGCCCCGACCTCATTGGCGGCCGATCTGAACAGCTGTTTCTTGGGTAAACAGGGCAGCCCCTTCAATTGATTTCTCTGTCGACaatagattccccccccccccccccccgagatccGTCCTGGTTCTCGAGGATTTGTAAATACCTCgacgattggggggggggggaatcgtaTAAAGCCCAAGTCATTCGGTAGAACATAAAATGCGAGGATTTTCCgtaagtgagaaagggggagggagagagggagatggagggagagagagagagagggaagaagagagagagggagagggaggaagagagagagagggaggaagagagagagggagagggaggaagagagagagagggggggagataaagctagagagagagggggagacaaagagagaaagattgtgagagagagaaagggagggagggagattgtgtgatagagagagagagagagaatgaaa
Coding sequences:
- the LOC138862105 gene encoding spore coat protein SP96-like; the encoded protein is MEAQSRPPPPSLINASVPKRTFGGVIHFSAAAATTAIATKIIHITAPTTTTAAATTTATTTTTAATTTTNTTTADATTAATTTTTAATTITAAAATTTTTADATTTRLSPQSRSPAAPGDRPAGGGGGGGGTRT